Proteins encoded within one genomic window of Arachis ipaensis cultivar K30076 chromosome B08, Araip1.1, whole genome shotgun sequence:
- the LOC107613766 gene encoding putative pentatricopeptide repeat-containing protein At3g47840, translated as MPSSSPPFLLLLLLPRLPPSASSFLRLWRPQDAVLRGTKGFWGRVWEHNRCASSFSVHPNTPHFVHNMLDLNSELKQLVKCSQLHKARHMFDKMPHRDEVSWTTIIAGYVNSSDPFEALILFLNLWIQPGLQKDQFMISVALKACALGMNIYFGESLHGFSVKSSLVDSVFVSSSLVDMYMKVGKVEHGCKVFEEMETRNVVSWTSIIAGLVHGGYSIEGLLYFSEMWRSKVGCDSYAFAIALKASADSNSLDCGKAIHTQTIKQGFDESLFVINTLASMYNKCGKPSYVMRLFQKMRMPDVVSWTTLITTYVQMGEEENAVDAFRRMRKSGVSANQYTFAAVISACANLVVKEWGQQIHGHVLHLGLVDALSVSNSLITLYSKCGMLTSASMVFCSMAIKDIISWSTIIAVYSQAGYAKEAFDYLSWMRREGPKPNEFALASLLSVSGSMALLEPGKQVHAHVLCIGLDHEAMVHSALISMYSKCGSLKEASKVFDGTKTNDIISWTAMINGYAEHGCSQKAIHLFEKIPSIGLKPDYVTFIGVLTACSHAGLVDQGFHYFMSMIDEYRISPSKEHYGCMIDLLCRAGRLSEAELMIGSMPFCSDDVVWSTLLRACRVHGDIDRGRRAAEKILSLDPNSAGTHITLANIYAAKGRWEEVAHIRKLMKSKGVIKEPGWSWINVNDHLHSFVSTDQSHPQSEDIIAILKLLSSRRGDSLLETCSSEDVED; from the coding sequence ATGCCCTCCTCCTCTCCGCCTTTCCTCCTCCTTCTGTTGCTCCCCCGCCTTCCTCCCTCCGCATCCTCTTTCCTCCGATTATGGCGGCCGCAGGATGCCGTTTTGCGTGGCACAAAAGGCTTCTGGGGACGTGTTTGGGAACATAATCGATGTGCCTCTTCATTTTCCGTCCATCCAAACACGCCCCATTTTGTTCATAATATGCTTGACCTTAACTCCGAACTGAAGCAACTTGTGAAATGTTCTCAACTGCATAAAGCAAGgcacatgtttgataaaatgcctcaCAGAGATGAGGTTTCATGGACCACAATAATAGCTGGTTATGTCAATTCTTCAGACCCTTTTGAAGCGTTGATCTTGTTCTTAAATTTGTGGATCCAGCCTGGTCTTCAAAAAGACCAGTTTATGATTAGTGTTGCACTCAAGGCTTGTGCTCTTGGCATGAACATATATTTCGGGGAATCATTGCATGGATTTTCTGTGAAGTCAAGTTTGGTAGACTCGGTATTTGTCAGCAGTTCACTAGTGGACATGTATATGAAAGTAGGCAAAGTAGAGCATGGTTGCAAAGTCTTTGAAGAAATGGAAACCCGAAACGTGGTATCGTGGACGTCCATTATTGCAGGGCTTGTTCATGGTGGTTATAGTATAGAGGGATTATTGTACTTCTCTGAAATGTGGAGATCAAAAGTGGGTTGTGATTCATATGCATTCGCCATCGCTTTGAAAGCATCTGCTGATTCGAATTCTTTAGATTGTGGGAAAGCTATTCACACACAAACAATAAAACAAGGGTTTGATGAGAGCTTGTTTGTGATTAACACCCTTGCTTCCATGTATAATAAATGTGGAAAACCAAGTTATGTCATGAGATTGTTCCAAAAAATGAGGATGCCAGATGTAGTTTCATGGACAACCCTTATTACAACATATGTGCAGATGGGAGAAGAAGAGAATGCAGTGGATGCATTTAGAAGGATGAGAAAATCAGGGGTTAGTGCCAATCAATACACTTTTGCAGCAGTAATTTCTGCATGTGCAAATCTTGTTGTTAAAGAATGGGGCCAGCAGATACATGGCCATGTATTGCATCTAGGTCTGGTGGATGCCTTGTCAGTGTCGAATTCCCTCATTACACTTTATTCAAAATGTGGGATGTTAACTTCGGCTTCAATGGTGTTTTGTAGTATGGCTATAAAAGATATTATTTCTTGGAGCACTATAATTGCAGTTTATTCTCAAGCAGGTTATGCAAAAGAAGCTTTTGACTATCTATCATGGATGAGAAGGGAAGGGCCAAAACCGAATGAATTTGCTCTTGCTAGCTTGCTTAGTGTGAGTGGAAGCATGGCGCTTCTTGAGCCTGGGAAGCAGGTGCATGCTCATGTCCTATGCATTGGCCTGGATCATGAAGCAATGGTTCATAGTGCACTAATCAGTATGTATTCAAAATGTGGGAGTCTAAAAGAAGCTTCTAAAGTATTTGATGGGACTAAAACTAATGACATTATATCATGGACAGCCATGATCAATGGGTATGCTGAACATGGATGCAGCCAAAAGGCAATTCATTTATTCGAGAAGATTCCCAGTATTGGTTTAAAACCGGACTATGTGACTTTCATTGGGGTTTTGACAGCTTGTAGCCATGCTGGATTGGTTGATCAAGGTTTCCACTACTTTATGTCAATGATTGACGAGTATCGGATCAGTCCTTCAAAAGAGCACTATGGTTGCATGATTGATCTTCTATGCAGAGCAGGAAGATTGAGTGAAGCTGAGCTTATGATAGGAAGCATGCCTTTCTGTAGTGATGATGTTGTGTGGTCTACCTTACTTAGAGCCTGTAGGGTTCATGGGGACATTGACAGAGGAAGACGAGCAGCAGAAAAAATACTTTCTTTGGATCCGAATTCTGCAGGAACTCACATCACCCTGGCTAACATATATGCTGCCAAGGGGAGATGGGAGGAAGTTGCGCACATAAGGAAGCTAATGAAGTCAAAGGGGGTAATAAAAGAGCCAGGTTGGTCTTGGATAAATGTCAATGATCACTTACATTCATTTGTTTCTACGGATCAGTCTCATCCACAGAGCGAAGATATCATAGCCATTCTAAAACTACTAAGTTCAAGAAGAGGAGACTCTTTGCTGGAAACATGTTCAAGTGAAGATGTTGAAGATTAG
- the LOC107613325 gene encoding coiled-coil domain-containing protein SCD2 isoform X2, with product MAVPPIDPPSNRTREKKLFTPDVPIKPVNSRDTGDQREASALRDELDMLQEENEVILEKLRVAEEKRQEVEARARELEKQVASLGEGVSLEAKLLSRKEAALRQREAALKAAKQTQDGRDEEITALRVEIQNLKDDAAAALEQQQEAEAEAKALRTMTQRMILTQEEMEEVVLKRCWLARYWGLAVKHGICADIAQSKHEHWSSLAPLPFELVISAGQKAKEESWNKSADDPERSKEVRDLNDLSGEGNIESMLSVEMGLRELASLKVEDAVALALAQHRRPNSVRQSVLDSKSRGDAKYVEAFELSEEEAEDVIFKEAWLTYFWRRALFHGVEDDIADERLQFWIARSGQSATSHDAVDVERGLVELRKLGIEQQLWEASRKGIDQTQGLADANNKTTTDSDASS from the exons ATGGCTGTTCCTCCAATTGATCCTCCTTCCAATCGGACCAGAGAGAAAAAGTT GTTTACTCCAGACGTCCCTATCAAACCAGTTAACTCGAGAGATACAGGAGATCAACGTGAAGCTTCTGCACTCCGTGATGAA CTGGATATGCTACAAGAGGAGaatgaggttatattagaaaag TTAAGAGTTGCAGAGGAAAAACGCCAAGAAGTGGAGGCCAGAGCTAGGGAGCTTGAGAAACAG GTTGCTTCTCTTGGAGAAGGTGTATCCCTAGAAGCCAAACTTCTGAGCAG GAAGGAAGCTGCGTTGCGACAAAGAGAG GCTGCTCTCAAGGCTGCAAAACAAACACAGGATGGGAGAGATGAGGAAATCACAGCCCTTCGCGTGGAAATTCAG AATCTaaaagatgatgcagcagcagcTTTGGAACAACAGCAAGAAGCTGAAGCTGAAGCAAAAGCTCTTCGTACAATGACACAGAGGATGATTTTGACCCAAGAAGAAATG GAGGAAGTTGTCCTGAAGAGATGTTGGCTTGCACGCTACTGGGGTCTTGCTGTAAAACATG GCATATGTGCAGACATAGCACAATCCAAGCATGAACATTGGTCTTCTCTAGCGCCTCTACCTTTCGAACTTGTCATCTCTGCTGGACAAAAGGCTAAGGAGGAATCCTGGAACAAAA GTGCTGATGATCCAGAGAGAAGCAAAGAAGTTCGTGATTTGAATGATCTCTCTGGGGAGGGAAATATTGAGAGTATGCTTTCAGTTGAGATGGGTTTGAGAGAACTTGCTTCTTTAAAG GTTGAGGATGCTGTTGCGCTTGCATTAGCCCAACATAGACGCCCAAATTCAGTTCGGCAGTCTGTTCTAG ATTCCAAGTCACGTGGTGATGCCAAATATGTGGAGGCATTTG AATTAAGTGAAGAGGAAGCAGAAGATGTTATTTTCAAAGAG GCATGGCTGACTTATTTCTGGCGAAGAGCTTTGTTTCACGGTGTAGAAGATGATATTGCAGATGAGCGACTTCAATTTTGGATTGCACGCAGTGGGCAGTCAGCAACTTCACATGATGCTGTCGATG TTGAGCGAGGTTTGGTGGAGTTGAGGAAACTGGGTATAGAACAACAACTTTGGGAAGCTTCTCGGAAGGGAATTGATCAAACTCAAGGGTTGGCAGATGCTAATAATAAGACAACCACAGACTCTGATGCCTCGTCTTGA
- the LOC107613325 gene encoding coiled-coil domain-containing protein SCD2 isoform X1 yields the protein MDRRRTASPVYGRQWSGGSSSTGSSSPAMSPAHPQSRLGPSSTGMSTVKRTQNVAAKAAAQRLARVMASQAAAADDDGEDDDDLDFQFAAPRAPVPSSYSSNASSLKSSGVGTTATTIPPISLARPNRSPSPALGRNFAEHTLSVRSTSAGRPAVSVRSAAAVVPPPSKSTIRTPMAVPPIDPPSNRTREKKLFTPDVPIKPVNSRDTGDQREASALRDELDMLQEENEVILEKLRVAEEKRQEVEARARELEKQVASLGEGVSLEAKLLSRKEAALRQREAALKAAKQTQDGRDEEITALRVEIQNLKDDAAAALEQQQEAEAEAKALRTMTQRMILTQEEMEEVVLKRCWLARYWGLAVKHGICADIAQSKHEHWSSLAPLPFELVISAGQKAKEESWNKSADDPERSKEVRDLNDLSGEGNIESMLSVEMGLRELASLKVEDAVALALAQHRRPNSVRQSVLDSKSRGDAKYVEAFELSEEEAEDVIFKEAWLTYFWRRALFHGVEDDIADERLQFWIARSGQSATSHDAVDVERGLVELRKLGIEQQLWEASRKGIDQTQGLADANNKTTTDSDASS from the exons ATGGATCGGAGGAGAACCGCTAGTCCGGTATACGGGCGGCAGTGGAGCGGCGGTTCCAGTAGCACCGGCTCATCGTCGCCGGCGATGTCTCCGGCGCATCCTCAGTCGCGGCTAGGTCCGTCTTCCACTGGAATGTCCACCGTCAAGCGCACGCAGAACGTGGCGGCCAAAGCCGCCGCGCAGCGTCTGGCTCGGGTGATGGCGTCTCAGGCAGCCGCTGCCGACGACGACGGCGAAGACGACGATGACCTTGACTTCCAGTTCGCTGCTCCTCGCGCTCCAGTTCCTTCTTCCTACTCAAGCAATGCAAGTAGTCTCAAGAGCTCCGGTGTTGGCACCACCGCCACCACCATCCCTCCGATCTCGCTCGCCAGGCCTAACAGATCTCCTTCTCCTGCG TTAGGTCGGAACTTTGCAGAGCATACTCTTTCGGTACGGTCGACCTCAGCTGGAAGACCGGCAGTTTCGGTTCGCTCTGCGGCAGCAGTAGTACCTCCGCCGAGCAAATCCACAATCCGAACACCTATGGCTGTTCCTCCAATTGATCCTCCTTCCAATCGGACCAGAGAGAAAAAGTT GTTTACTCCAGACGTCCCTATCAAACCAGTTAACTCGAGAGATACAGGAGATCAACGTGAAGCTTCTGCACTCCGTGATGAA CTGGATATGCTACAAGAGGAGaatgaggttatattagaaaag TTAAGAGTTGCAGAGGAAAAACGCCAAGAAGTGGAGGCCAGAGCTAGGGAGCTTGAGAAACAG GTTGCTTCTCTTGGAGAAGGTGTATCCCTAGAAGCCAAACTTCTGAGCAG GAAGGAAGCTGCGTTGCGACAAAGAGAG GCTGCTCTCAAGGCTGCAAAACAAACACAGGATGGGAGAGATGAGGAAATCACAGCCCTTCGCGTGGAAATTCAG AATCTaaaagatgatgcagcagcagcTTTGGAACAACAGCAAGAAGCTGAAGCTGAAGCAAAAGCTCTTCGTACAATGACACAGAGGATGATTTTGACCCAAGAAGAAATG GAGGAAGTTGTCCTGAAGAGATGTTGGCTTGCACGCTACTGGGGTCTTGCTGTAAAACATG GCATATGTGCAGACATAGCACAATCCAAGCATGAACATTGGTCTTCTCTAGCGCCTCTACCTTTCGAACTTGTCATCTCTGCTGGACAAAAGGCTAAGGAGGAATCCTGGAACAAAA GTGCTGATGATCCAGAGAGAAGCAAAGAAGTTCGTGATTTGAATGATCTCTCTGGGGAGGGAAATATTGAGAGTATGCTTTCAGTTGAGATGGGTTTGAGAGAACTTGCTTCTTTAAAG GTTGAGGATGCTGTTGCGCTTGCATTAGCCCAACATAGACGCCCAAATTCAGTTCGGCAGTCTGTTCTAG ATTCCAAGTCACGTGGTGATGCCAAATATGTGGAGGCATTTG AATTAAGTGAAGAGGAAGCAGAAGATGTTATTTTCAAAGAG GCATGGCTGACTTATTTCTGGCGAAGAGCTTTGTTTCACGGTGTAGAAGATGATATTGCAGATGAGCGACTTCAATTTTGGATTGCACGCAGTGGGCAGTCAGCAACTTCACATGATGCTGTCGATG TTGAGCGAGGTTTGGTGGAGTTGAGGAAACTGGGTATAGAACAACAACTTTGGGAAGCTTCTCGGAAGGGAATTGATCAAACTCAAGGGTTGGCAGATGCTAATAATAAGACAACCACAGACTCTGATGCCTCGTCTTGA